A DNA window from Allokutzneria albata contains the following coding sequences:
- a CDS encoding ComF family protein, with protein sequence MVPALLDLLMPAHCVCGAPGGALCRPCRAEFARPRRVHRPALAAGPPVHALGGHAGVAREAVLAAKLGGRRDLARPLGSCLAAALPRLLVPEPRPHSAVPALWLVPVPSLAATARRRGGQHMRRIARHCALALRAGGRPAVLSPSLRLARGARDAVGLTAAERAANLRGHVLTRRDALPPAAAPVVLLDDVVTTGATLSACSAVLAGAGARPALALVLTEAGRHG encoded by the coding sequence GTGGTCCCAGCACTGCTCGACCTGCTCATGCCCGCCCACTGCGTCTGCGGCGCACCGGGCGGCGCGCTGTGCCGCCCGTGCCGCGCCGAGTTCGCCCGGCCGCGCCGGGTCCACCGTCCCGCCCTCGCGGCGGGGCCACCGGTCCACGCCCTCGGCGGTCACGCCGGGGTCGCCCGAGAGGCCGTGCTGGCCGCCAAACTGGGCGGCCGGCGCGACCTCGCCCGGCCACTCGGGTCCTGTCTCGCCGCCGCGCTGCCCCGGTTGCTCGTCCCGGAGCCGCGGCCGCACTCCGCCGTCCCAGCGCTCTGGTTGGTCCCCGTGCCCTCGCTCGCCGCCACCGCCCGCCGCCGAGGCGGGCAGCACATGCGCCGCATCGCCCGGCACTGCGCGCTCGCGCTCCGCGCGGGCGGCCGTCCCGCCGTGCTCTCCCCGTCGCTCCGCCTCGCGCGGGGTGCGCGGGACGCCGTCGGGCTGACCGCCGCCGAGCGCGCGGCGAACCTGCGCGGCCACGTGCTGACCCGTCGCGACGCGCTGCCACCAGCCGCTGCTCCGGTCGTGTTGCTCGACGACGTCGTCACCACCGGCGCCACGCTGTCCGCGTGCTCCGCCGTGCTCGCCGGAGCCGGTGCGCGGCCCGCGCTCGCGCTCGTGCTGACCGAGGCGGGGCGCCATGGGTGA
- the hpf gene encoding ribosome hibernation-promoting factor, HPF/YfiA family, producing the protein MDIVVKGRNVEVPDHYRVHVGEKLARLERYDRKVVRFDVELFHEPNRRQMKNCQRVEITGKGRGPVVRAEACAGDFYAALDVAVNKLEARLRRAHDRRRVHRGRHAPTSVAQATAASAAQLLNDYDTSSMQAQRGRTAVLETTAYAAEPHVAEVPEQRWDDGLEEKLPGRVVREKEHPAKPMTVDQALYEMELVGHDFYLFHCADSGRPTVVYRRKGFDYGVIRLA; encoded by the coding sequence ATGGACATCGTCGTTAAGGGCCGCAACGTCGAGGTGCCCGATCACTATCGAGTGCACGTCGGCGAGAAGCTGGCCCGGTTGGAGCGGTACGACCGCAAGGTCGTCCGCTTCGATGTCGAGCTTTTTCACGAGCCTAACCGCAGGCAGATGAAGAACTGCCAGCGGGTCGAGATCACCGGCAAGGGGCGGGGCCCCGTCGTCCGCGCGGAAGCGTGCGCCGGTGACTTCTACGCGGCGCTCGACGTCGCGGTCAACAAGCTGGAAGCCAGGCTCCGCAGGGCGCACGACCGCCGTCGGGTGCACCGCGGGAGGCACGCGCCCACGTCCGTCGCCCAGGCCACCGCAGCCAGCGCCGCTCAGCTGCTCAACGACTACGACACCTCGTCCATGCAGGCCCAGCGCGGCCGCACCGCCGTACTGGAGACCACCGCCTACGCAGCAGAACCCCACGTCGCCGAGGTTCCCGAACAGCGGTGGGACGACGGACTCGAGGAGAAGCTCCCGGGCCGGGTCGTGCGGGAGAAGGAGCACCCCGCCAAGCCCATGACAGTCGACCAGGCACTCTACGAAATGGAGCTCGTCGGACACGACTTCTACCTCTTCCACTGCGCCGATTCCGGACGACCGACGGTCGTGTACCGGCGCAAGGGCTTCGACTACGGAGTCATCAGGCTCGCCTAG
- the secA gene encoding preprotein translocase subunit SecA has translation MVLSRLLRTGENKIVKRLRAIATHVNSIEDDYVELSDGELRAKTDEFRKRYADGEDLDDLLPEAFAVAREAAKRVLGQRHYDVQIMGGAALHLGQIAEMKTGEGKTLTCVLPCYLNALTGEGVHVVTVNDYLVKRDADEMGQIHRFLGLEVGVILSSMSPEERRAAYNADITYGTNNEMGFDYLRDNMAWSLDECVQRGHNYAVVDEVDSILIDEARTPLIISGPADQSSRWYQEFARLSPMLKKDVHYEVDERKRTVGVTEEGVALVEDQLGIDNLYEAANTPLVGYLNNAIKAKELFKKDKDYIVRQGEVMIVDEFTGRVLAGRRYNEGMHQAIEAKEGVEIKAENQTLATITLQNYFRLYKKLSGMTGTAETEAAELHQIYKLGVVPIPTNRPMIRKDHADLIYKSEQAKFEAVADDIAERHEKGQPVLIGTTSVERSEYLSKLLVKRGIPHEVLNAKHHEREALIIAMAGRKGGVTVATNMAGRGTDIKLGGNPEFLAEEEMRKREPELARREAQLRKSFAQGQPRGVTDASAEWEAARAKLHADFYEEVLAEVKATIKAEADEVRDAGGLYVLGTERHESRRIDNQLRGRSGRQGDPGESRFYLSLGDELMRRFNAAMVEAVMTRLRVPDDVPIEHKMVTRAIRSAQTQVEQQNFEIRKNVLKYDEVMNLQRKVIYAERRRVLEGEDLREQVEHMIRDVITAYVQGATADGYAEDWDLEQLWTALKTLYPVGLDWRTVVEETDDLSPERLLELLLDDGQAAYARREAEIDGLAGEGAMRELERRVVLSVLDRKWREHLYEMDYLKEGIGLRAMAQRDPLIEYQREGFDMFNAMLDALKEESVGFLFNLQVEVPDQPEQPAAPAPDMEATTVIPRIEEEIPPALRGKGLDGHSPQNLMFSGPSEDGGVASRGNADAGDGDPGGTRRERRAAERAAKKEKKRPRR, from the coding sequence ATGGTCCTGTCGCGACTGCTCCGCACCGGCGAGAACAAGATCGTCAAGCGTCTGCGTGCCATTGCGACGCACGTGAACTCCATCGAGGACGACTACGTCGAACTCTCCGACGGTGAGCTGCGCGCGAAAACAGACGAGTTCCGCAAGCGCTACGCGGACGGCGAGGACCTCGACGACCTCCTCCCGGAGGCGTTCGCGGTGGCCCGCGAGGCCGCCAAGCGCGTGCTCGGCCAGCGCCACTACGACGTGCAGATCATGGGCGGCGCCGCGCTGCACCTCGGCCAGATCGCGGAGATGAAGACCGGTGAGGGCAAGACCCTGACCTGTGTGCTGCCGTGCTACCTCAACGCGCTCACCGGTGAGGGCGTGCACGTGGTCACCGTCAACGACTACCTGGTCAAGCGCGATGCCGACGAGATGGGGCAGATCCACCGCTTCCTCGGTCTGGAGGTCGGCGTGATCCTGTCGTCGATGTCGCCGGAGGAACGCAGGGCGGCGTACAACGCCGACATCACCTACGGCACGAACAACGAGATGGGCTTCGACTACCTGCGCGACAACATGGCGTGGAGCCTGGACGAGTGCGTGCAGCGCGGCCACAACTACGCCGTGGTCGACGAGGTGGACTCGATCCTCATCGACGAGGCCCGCACCCCGTTGATCATCTCTGGCCCCGCCGACCAGTCCTCGCGGTGGTACCAGGAGTTCGCCCGCCTGTCGCCGATGCTGAAGAAGGACGTCCACTACGAGGTCGACGAGCGCAAGCGCACCGTCGGCGTCACCGAGGAGGGCGTCGCGCTGGTCGAGGACCAGCTCGGCATCGACAACCTCTACGAGGCCGCCAACACCCCGCTCGTCGGTTACCTGAACAACGCCATCAAGGCCAAGGAGTTGTTCAAGAAGGACAAGGACTACATCGTCCGCCAGGGCGAGGTCATGATCGTCGACGAGTTCACCGGCCGCGTGCTCGCCGGGCGCCGCTACAACGAGGGCATGCACCAGGCGATCGAGGCCAAGGAAGGCGTCGAGATCAAGGCGGAGAACCAGACGCTGGCCACGATCACGCTGCAGAACTACTTCCGGCTCTACAAGAAGCTCTCCGGGATGACCGGTACCGCCGAGACCGAGGCGGCCGAGCTGCACCAGATCTACAAGCTGGGCGTGGTGCCGATCCCGACCAACCGGCCGATGATCCGCAAGGACCATGCCGACCTGATCTACAAGTCGGAGCAGGCCAAGTTCGAGGCCGTCGCCGACGACATCGCCGAGCGGCACGAGAAGGGCCAGCCGGTCCTGATCGGCACCACCAGCGTGGAGCGCTCGGAGTACCTGTCGAAGCTGCTGGTCAAGCGCGGTATCCCGCACGAGGTGCTCAACGCCAAGCACCACGAGCGCGAGGCGCTGATCATCGCGATGGCCGGCCGCAAGGGCGGGGTCACCGTGGCCACCAACATGGCCGGCCGTGGTACCGACATCAAGCTGGGCGGCAACCCGGAGTTCCTGGCCGAGGAGGAGATGCGCAAGCGCGAGCCCGAGCTGGCCCGGCGCGAGGCGCAGCTGCGCAAGAGCTTCGCCCAGGGGCAGCCGCGCGGGGTCACCGACGCCTCCGCGGAGTGGGAGGCCGCGCGGGCGAAGCTGCACGCGGACTTCTACGAAGAGGTGCTGGCCGAGGTCAAGGCGACGATCAAGGCCGAGGCCGACGAGGTCCGCGACGCCGGTGGCCTGTACGTGCTGGGCACCGAGCGGCACGAGTCCCGCCGCATCGACAACCAGCTGCGCGGCCGCTCCGGCCGTCAGGGCGACCCGGGTGAGTCGCGGTTCTACCTCTCCCTCGGTGACGAGCTGATGCGGCGGTTCAACGCCGCCATGGTCGAGGCCGTGATGACCCGTCTGCGGGTGCCGGACGACGTGCCGATCGAGCACAAGATGGTCACCCGCGCGATCCGCAGCGCCCAGACCCAGGTCGAGCAGCAGAACTTCGAGATCCGCAAGAACGTCCTCAAGTACGACGAGGTGATGAACCTCCAGCGCAAGGTGATCTACGCCGAGCGCCGCCGCGTGCTGGAGGGCGAGGACCTGCGCGAGCAGGTCGAGCACATGATCCGCGACGTGATCACCGCCTACGTGCAGGGCGCGACCGCGGACGGCTACGCCGAGGACTGGGACCTCGAACAGCTCTGGACCGCGCTCAAGACGCTCTACCCGGTCGGGCTGGACTGGCGGACCGTGGTCGAGGAGACCGACGACCTCAGCCCGGAGCGCCTGCTGGAGCTGTTGCTCGACGACGGCCAGGCCGCCTATGCCCGGCGCGAGGCGGAGATCGACGGCCTCGCCGGTGAGGGCGCCATGCGCGAGCTGGAGCGCCGGGTCGTGCTGTCGGTGCTGGACCGCAAGTGGCGCGAGCACCTCTACGAGATGGACTACCTCAAGGAGGGCATCGGCCTGCGCGCGATGGCCCAGCGCGACCCGCTGATCGAGTACCAGCGCGAGGGCTTCGACATGTTCAACGCCATGCTCGACGCGCTCAAGGAGGAGTCGGTCGGCTTCCTGTTCAACCTCCAGGTGGAGGTGCCGGACCAGCCGGAGCAGCCCGCCGCCCCGGCCCCGGACATGGAGGCCACCACGGTCATCCCGCGGATCGAGGAGGAGATCCCGCCCGCGCTGCGCGGCAAGGGCCTCGACGGCCACTCCCCGCAGAACCTGATGTTCTCCGGTCCCTCGGAGGACGGCGGGGTCGCCAGCCGCGGCAACGCCGACGCCGGCGACGGCGACCCCGGTGGCACCCGCCGTGAGCGCCGTGCCGCCGAGCGCGCCGCGAAGAAGGAGAAGAAGCGCCCGCGCCGCTGA
- a CDS encoding Rv3235 family protein, whose protein sequence is MAVVLRLPAYLAAPEPEEPPEPPLWPLDQLMLELDLTQQHHRSSSDPLAARQLRLHAAAGRLVTTVLEALDGRRPLRQLLHTKLSESVHRRLAAQLRRARPGHTHRLRTIHVCEPAEGVIEASGTVTLGRRVRAVTARIESTPRGWLCTVFAIL, encoded by the coding sequence ATGGCTGTCGTTCTGCGCTTGCCCGCGTACCTCGCCGCACCGGAACCGGAGGAGCCACCCGAGCCACCGCTGTGGCCGCTCGACCAGCTGATGCTGGAGCTCGACCTCACGCAGCAGCACCACCGTTCGAGCTCCGACCCGCTCGCCGCACGGCAACTGCGGTTGCACGCCGCGGCCGGGCGCCTCGTCACCACTGTCCTGGAGGCGTTGGACGGGCGCCGACCGCTCCGTCAGCTCCTGCACACCAAGCTGAGCGAGTCGGTGCACCGCCGCTTGGCCGCCCAGCTGCGCCGCGCCCGGCCCGGCCACACCCACCGCCTGCGCACCATCCACGTGTGCGAGCCGGCGGAGGGCGTGATCGAGGCCAGCGGCACCGTCACCCTCGGCCGCCGCGTCCGCGCGGTCACCGCCCGCATCGAGTCCACTCCGCGTGGCTGGCTCTGCACCGTTTTCGCCATCCTCTGA
- a CDS encoding HAD-IA family hydrolase, whose translation MRLAGLVVDYGGVLTDWGPEPGDEPPLLDVLRQARRHGLRTALLSNADGPGPAPDSAFGSLFDVMVLSGEVGMAKPDERIYRLVADRLGLATEGCVFVDDLAGNVRGAAAAGMVGVHHTSVSATITELEALFEVKLA comes from the coding sequence ATGCGTTTGGCTGGTCTTGTCGTGGACTACGGCGGCGTGCTCACCGACTGGGGTCCGGAGCCCGGGGACGAGCCGCCGTTGCTCGACGTGCTCCGCCAGGCGCGGCGGCACGGACTGCGCACGGCGCTGCTGTCCAATGCGGACGGACCGGGGCCCGCGCCGGACAGCGCCTTCGGATCGCTGTTCGACGTGATGGTGCTCTCCGGCGAGGTCGGCATGGCCAAGCCGGACGAGCGGATCTACCGGCTCGTCGCGGACCGGCTCGGACTGGCGACCGAGGGCTGCGTGTTCGTCGACGACCTCGCGGGCAACGTGCGCGGGGCCGCGGCGGCGGGGATGGTCGGCGTGCACCACACCTCGGTCTCGGCGACGATCACCGAACTGGAAGCGCTCTTCGAGGTGAAGCTGGCTTAG
- a CDS encoding TrmH family RNA methyltransferase encodes MEQVSPKDRFVTVYGRKPVLEALADDQLAVDKVILAENARGAAAHEILDAARRRGVQVQRATAHRVKVLAGNGRHDQGVLADVVAPKMRTLDAALSGRTLPSSVLVLDGITTPANVGMILRTATAAGIGGIVVPRRGVASIDPLVVKASAGVAFHAPMLRCATAGEAVHDLRSAGYTVIGMDGTSRTTLFEAKIPGRAAFVLGGETDGVSAEVREHVTSWVSIPMAGGVESLNVASAAAVLCFELVRRGR; translated from the coding sequence GTGGAGCAGGTGTCGCCGAAGGACCGATTCGTCACCGTCTACGGCCGCAAGCCGGTGCTGGAGGCGCTCGCCGACGACCAGCTCGCCGTGGACAAGGTGATCCTCGCCGAGAACGCCCGGGGCGCCGCGGCGCACGAAATCCTCGACGCGGCCCGGCGCCGCGGTGTGCAGGTGCAGCGTGCGACCGCGCACCGGGTCAAGGTGCTCGCCGGGAACGGGCGCCACGACCAGGGCGTGCTCGCCGACGTGGTGGCGCCGAAGATGCGCACGCTCGACGCCGCGCTGTCCGGGCGGACGCTGCCGTCCTCGGTGCTGGTGCTGGACGGGATCACCACGCCCGCCAACGTCGGGATGATCCTGCGCACCGCGACGGCAGCCGGGATCGGCGGGATCGTCGTTCCGCGGCGCGGGGTCGCGAGCATCGACCCGCTCGTGGTGAAGGCGTCCGCCGGAGTGGCCTTCCACGCGCCGATGCTGCGCTGCGCCACCGCGGGCGAGGCGGTGCACGACCTGCGCTCGGCGGGCTACACCGTGATCGGGATGGACGGGACGAGCCGCACGACGCTGTTCGAGGCGAAGATCCCCGGCCGCGCCGCGTTCGTGCTCGGCGGTGAGACCGACGGTGTCTCCGCCGAGGTCCGCGAGCACGTCACGAGCTGGGTGTCCATCCCGATGGCGGGCGGCGTGGAATCGCTCAACGTCGCGAGCGCCGCCGCGGTCCTGTGCTTCGAGCTGGTGCGCAGAGGCCGCTGA
- a CDS encoding WS/DGAT/MGAT family O-acyltransferase yields MPDRLSALDASFLYLEDPMTPMHMGGVSIFRKPRSGFDYDRLLGLIEERLPLVPRYRQKVMQVPARLARPVWVDDPDFDLTYHVRRSALPKPGSEEQLNELVARLMSRQLDHTRPLWEAYLVEGLARGRVAVVTKTHNAMVDGIAAPDITQVILDVTATPRRAKEELWMPHPQPSGAQLVLEAVAEVVQRPGELLENVHAAALDAAATVRKVTDAVGGLASAVTTAARPAPSGPLNVRISTQRRYAVARTRLEEYRAVRRKHGGTINDGVLTVISGALRNWLLSRGEAVTSSTTIRAMVPVSVLGTDGNGERPVGNSVSSYLVDLPVGEPNPVVRLHHVSHAMRAHSESGQSVAADALVKLSGFAPPTLHALGARVASSFSKRIFNLVVTNVPGPQVPLYAAGAKMMEMFPVVPLAMNQALSIGVTSYDGGVYFGLNADRDAMPDADVLAGMVEESLEELVGAVSV; encoded by the coding sequence ATGCCCGATCGCCTCTCCGCACTCGATGCCTCGTTCCTCTACCTGGAGGACCCGATGACGCCGATGCACATGGGGGGCGTGTCGATCTTCCGGAAGCCACGGAGCGGCTTCGACTACGACCGCCTGCTCGGGCTGATCGAGGAGCGGCTGCCGCTGGTGCCCCGGTACCGGCAGAAGGTCATGCAGGTGCCCGCGCGGCTGGCGCGCCCGGTCTGGGTGGACGACCCGGACTTCGACCTGACCTACCACGTGCGCCGCTCCGCGCTCCCCAAGCCGGGCAGTGAGGAACAGCTCAACGAGCTCGTGGCGCGGCTGATGTCGCGGCAGCTGGACCACACCCGCCCGCTGTGGGAGGCCTACCTCGTCGAGGGCCTGGCGCGGGGCCGGGTCGCCGTGGTCACCAAGACCCACAACGCGATGGTCGACGGCATCGCGGCGCCGGACATCACGCAGGTCATCCTGGACGTCACCGCGACGCCCAGGAGGGCCAAAGAAGAGCTCTGGATGCCCCACCCGCAGCCGAGCGGGGCCCAGCTGGTGTTGGAGGCCGTGGCGGAGGTCGTGCAGCGCCCAGGCGAACTCCTGGAGAACGTGCACGCCGCGGCGTTGGACGCGGCCGCGACGGTTCGCAAGGTCACCGACGCCGTGGGCGGTCTCGCGTCCGCGGTGACGACCGCCGCGCGCCCGGCGCCGTCAGGGCCGCTGAACGTGCGCATCTCCACGCAGCGCCGTTATGCCGTCGCGCGCACGCGGCTGGAGGAGTACCGCGCGGTGCGCCGCAAGCACGGCGGCACGATCAACGACGGCGTGCTCACCGTCATCTCCGGGGCGCTGCGCAACTGGCTGCTCTCCAGGGGCGAGGCGGTCACGTCCTCCACGACCATCCGCGCGATGGTGCCGGTGTCGGTGCTCGGCACGGACGGCAACGGAGAACGGCCGGTCGGCAACAGCGTGTCCTCCTACCTGGTCGACCTGCCCGTGGGGGAGCCGAACCCCGTAGTGCGGCTGCACCACGTCAGCCACGCCATGCGCGCGCACTCGGAGTCAGGTCAGTCGGTGGCCGCGGACGCGCTCGTCAAGCTCTCCGGCTTCGCCCCGCCCACGCTGCACGCGCTCGGCGCACGGGTCGCCAGCTCCTTCTCCAAGCGCATTTTCAACCTCGTCGTGACGAACGTTCCCGGGCCGCAGGTGCCGCTGTACGCGGCAGGGGCCAAGATGATGGAGATGTTCCCGGTGGTCCCGTTGGCCATGAACCAGGCGTTGTCGATCGGTGTCACCTCCTACGACGGCGGCGTATATTTCGGGCTCAACGCCGACCGTGACGCGATGCCAGACGCTGACGTGCTGGCCGGAATGGTCGAAGAGTCCTTGGAAGAACTGGTGGGAGCGGTGTCGGTGTGA
- a CDS encoding DUF6912 family protein, with protein MRVYIPVTVPMLQRFVKDSEFQPLGGTAFALTPTLRESYASGDTEELEYAAMSEAARASLRLIAAELADDPGAPVRRAVVSADVDDVKLRPDLDDAVVKLSGPVPMSAVAAVHVDLPEAEDAVRAAAAVIDAADLGDPDAEFTLGDAEDHELAWYAAQELPFLLELM; from the coding sequence GTGAGGGTCTACATCCCGGTCACGGTGCCGATGTTGCAGCGTTTCGTGAAGGACAGCGAGTTCCAGCCGCTCGGTGGCACGGCGTTCGCGCTGACCCCGACGCTGCGCGAGTCCTACGCCTCGGGTGACACGGAGGAGCTGGAGTACGCGGCCATGTCCGAGGCCGCGCGTGCCTCGCTGCGGCTGATCGCCGCCGAGCTGGCCGACGACCCGGGCGCCCCCGTGCGCCGTGCGGTCGTCTCGGCCGACGTCGACGACGTGAAGCTGCGTCCGGACCTCGACGACGCGGTGGTGAAGCTGTCCGGTCCGGTGCCGATGAGCGCCGTCGCCGCGGTGCACGTGGACCTGCCCGAGGCGGAGGACGCCGTGCGCGCCGCGGCTGCCGTGATCGACGCGGCGGATCTCGGCGACCCGGACGCGGAGTTCACCCTCGGTGACGCCGAGGACCACGAGCTGGCTTGGTACGCCGCGCAGGAACTGCCGTTCCTCTTGGAGCTCATGTAG
- the pruA gene encoding L-glutamate gamma-semialdehyde dehydrogenase, whose translation MDAVTSVPRPVNEPIRSYAPGTAERESLQRRISELEGEQHELTMTIGGKQRMAGGDRVNVVQPHDHAHVLGVTAQATAADVADAVAAAKQAAPGWRELPFDQRAAVLLRAADLLAGPWRDTLNAATILGQSKSVQQAEIDSACELIDFLRFNVSFARGLLAEQPISSPGVWNRFDHRPLDGFVVAITPFNFTAIAGNLPLAPALMGNTVVWKPSPTQQLAAHLTMRLLEAAGLPPGVINMVTGDGAAVSEVALTDPGCAGLHFTGSTATFKKLWRTMADNLDTYRSYPRIVGETGGKDFVVAHPSADPTAVAVGLVRGAFEYQGQKCSAASRAYLPRSLWDKGLREQLADLTGSVTYGDVTDFSLFGGAVIDERAFAKNKGAQLMASASSSIEVLAGGTADDSVGYFVQPTVLVGTDPSHEVFTTEFFGPILAVHVYEDADYEKVLEIVDTTTPYALTGAVFATDRLAVEQAQKALRFAAGNFYVNDKPTGAVVGQQPFGGSRASGTNDKAGSVFNLLRWTSPRSVKETMVPPLDHTYPHMG comes from the coding sequence ATGGACGCCGTCACGTCCGTTCCGCGCCCGGTGAACGAGCCGATCCGTTCCTACGCGCCCGGAACCGCTGAACGCGAGTCGTTGCAGCGCAGGATCTCCGAGCTCGAAGGCGAACAGCACGAGCTGACCATGACCATCGGCGGCAAGCAGCGCATGGCCGGTGGTGACCGGGTGAACGTGGTGCAGCCGCACGACCACGCGCACGTGCTCGGGGTGACCGCGCAGGCCACCGCCGCCGACGTCGCCGACGCGGTCGCGGCGGCGAAGCAGGCCGCTCCCGGCTGGCGCGAACTGCCTTTCGACCAGCGCGCCGCGGTGCTGCTGCGCGCGGCCGACCTGCTCGCCGGGCCGTGGCGGGACACGCTGAACGCGGCGACGATCCTGGGACAGTCCAAGTCGGTGCAGCAGGCCGAGATCGACTCCGCCTGCGAGCTGATCGACTTCCTCCGGTTCAACGTGTCCTTCGCCCGCGGGCTCCTGGCCGAGCAGCCGATCTCCAGCCCGGGCGTGTGGAACCGCTTCGACCACCGTCCGCTGGACGGTTTCGTCGTGGCGATCACGCCGTTCAACTTCACCGCCATCGCGGGCAACCTGCCGCTGGCGCCCGCGCTCATGGGCAACACGGTGGTGTGGAAGCCCTCGCCGACGCAGCAGCTCGCCGCGCACCTCACCATGCGGCTGCTCGAAGCGGCGGGCCTGCCGCCCGGCGTGATCAACATGGTGACCGGTGACGGCGCCGCGGTCAGCGAGGTCGCGCTCACCGATCCCGGCTGCGCGGGACTGCACTTCACCGGCTCCACCGCGACCTTCAAGAAGCTCTGGCGCACCATGGCCGACAACCTCGACACCTACCGGTCCTACCCGCGCATCGTCGGCGAGACCGGTGGCAAGGACTTCGTGGTCGCGCACCCGTCCGCGGACCCCACGGCGGTCGCGGTGGGCCTCGTGCGCGGTGCGTTCGAGTACCAGGGCCAGAAGTGCTCGGCCGCGTCGCGTGCGTACCTGCCGCGTTCCTTGTGGGACAAGGGTCTTCGCGAGCAGCTGGCCGATCTGACCGGCTCGGTGACCTACGGCGACGTCACCGACTTCTCGCTCTTCGGCGGCGCTGTGATCGACGAACGCGCGTTCGCGAAGAACAAGGGCGCACAGCTCATGGCAAGCGCGTCGTCCTCCATCGAGGTGCTTGCCGGAGGCACTGCGGACGACTCCGTCGGCTACTTCGTGCAGCCCACCGTGTTGGTCGGTACCGATCCGTCGCACGAGGTGTTCACGACGGAGTTCTTCGGGCCCATCCTCGCCGTGCACGTCTACGAGGACGCGGACTACGAAAAAGTTCTGGAGATCGTCGACACCACGACGCCTTATGCGCTCACCGGTGCGGTTTTCGCGACCGACCGGCTGGCTGTCGAGCAGGCGCAGAAGGCGCTGCGGTTCGCCGCGGGCAACTTCTACGTCAACGACAAGCCGACCGGTGCTGTTGTCGGCCAGCAGCCCTTCGGCGGCAGTCGTGCGTCGGGCACCAACGACAAGGCGGGGTCGGTGTTCAACCTGCTGCGCTGGACCAGTCCGCGCTCGGTGAAGGAGACCATGGTCCCGCCGCTGGACCACACCTACCCGCACATGGGCTGA
- the rsgA gene encoding ribosome small subunit-dependent GTPase A, which translates to MSRRGWRNLDESDVRVRPGKGTRPRSKLRPSHDDAEAAMVLTVDRGRWTCALGGDPEREVTAMRAREMGRTPVVVGDWVDLVGDTSGKTDTLARIVRVTERKSVLRRTADDTDPFERIVVANADQLVIVTALADPEPRTGFIDRCLVAAYAGHLEPLLCLTKADLADPKELLAAYADLDLPVVVTRHDEDPAELRERITGRVSAFIGHSGVGKSTLVNKLVPDANRRTGAVSGVGKGRHVSTTALALPLPGGDGWVIDTPGVRSFGLAHITPDDLVLAFPEFAEAAEECQVNCGHRGDPEDPDCALDHVVAEGVAPSGRLESLRRLLRSRAGVEDTPSDQDGTGRRQGPS; encoded by the coding sequence GTGAGCCGCCGCGGCTGGCGCAACCTCGACGAGTCGGACGTCCGCGTCCGGCCGGGCAAGGGCACCCGCCCGCGCAGCAAGCTCCGGCCCAGCCACGACGACGCCGAGGCGGCCATGGTGCTCACCGTGGACCGGGGCCGCTGGACCTGCGCGCTCGGCGGCGACCCGGAGCGCGAGGTGACCGCGATGCGCGCCCGTGAGATGGGCCGCACCCCCGTGGTCGTCGGCGACTGGGTGGACCTCGTCGGCGACACCTCCGGCAAGACCGACACCCTGGCCAGGATCGTCCGGGTGACCGAACGCAAGAGCGTGCTGCGCCGCACCGCCGACGACACCGACCCGTTCGAGCGGATCGTGGTGGCCAACGCCGACCAGCTGGTGATCGTCACCGCGCTCGCCGACCCCGAGCCGCGCACCGGCTTCATCGACCGCTGCCTGGTCGCGGCCTACGCGGGGCACCTGGAACCGCTGCTGTGCCTGACGAAGGCCGACCTCGCCGACCCCAAGGAGCTGCTGGCCGCCTACGCCGACCTCGACCTGCCGGTCGTGGTGACGCGGCACGACGAGGACCCGGCCGAGCTGCGCGAGCGGATCACCGGACGCGTCTCCGCGTTCATCGGCCACTCCGGTGTCGGCAAGTCCACCCTGGTCAACAAGCTGGTCCCGGACGCGAACCGGCGCACCGGCGCGGTGTCCGGCGTCGGCAAGGGCAGGCACGTGTCCACCACCGCGCTGGCGCTGCCGCTGCCCGGCGGGGACGGCTGGGTCATCGACACCCCTGGCGTGCGCTCGTTCGGCCTCGCCCACATCACCCCGGACGACCTGGTGCTCGCCTTCCCCGAGTTCGCCGAGGCCGCGGAGGAGTGCCAGGTCAACTGCGGGCACCGGGGCGATCCGGAGGACCCGGACTGCGCTTTGGACCACGTGGTCGCCGAAGGTGTGGCACCATCCGGCCGCCTGGAGTCCCTGCGCCGGCTGCTCCGATCCCGGGCCGGCGTCGAGGACACCCCGTCCGACCAGGACGGAACCGGACGTCGCCAGGGGCCGTCGTAG